The Sandaracinaceae bacterium genome includes the window CCCATGAGGTAGGCGTCCACAGCGTGGGCCACGCCGCGGCCTTCGGCGATACCCCACACGATGAGGCTCTGCCCGCGACGGCAGTCGCCCGCGGCGAAGACACCGTCCACGCTGGTGGCGAACTTGCCGTAGTCGGCCTTGTAGTTGCTGCGCGGATCCAGCTCGAGGTCCAGCGGCTTCACGGCGGCGTGCTCGGGCCCGATGAAGCCCATGGCGAGGAACACCAGATCGCCCTCGAACACGCGCTCGCTGCCGGCCACTTCGTTCATGCGCCAGCCGCCCTTGCTGTCCTTGGTCCACTCCACGCGCACGGTCTCGATGCCCGCCACGTTGCCCTTGCCGTCGTCGATGAAGCGCTTGCTCAGCACCTGGAACTCGCGCGGGTCGGCGCCGAACTTGGCGCTGGCCTCGGCGTGGCCGTAGTCCACGCGGAAGATGCGCGGCCACTCGGGCCAGGGGTTGTCGGACCCGCGCGTGGCCGGGGGCTGCGGCAGCAGCTCGAAGTTCACCATCTGCGTGCAGCCGTGCCGGATGGACGTGCCGATGCAGTCGGTGCCGGTGTCACCACCGCCCACCACGATGACCTTCTTGCCCGCCGCAGAGATGTAGTTCCCGTCCGCCAGCTGGCTGTCCAGCAGGCTCTTGGTGTTGGGCCGCAGGAAGTCCATGGCCAGGTGGATGCCCTTGAGCTCACGCCCCGGGATCGGCAGGTCGCGCGCCTTGGTGGCGCCGGTGGCGAAGATCAGCGCGTCGCAGCCCTCGCGGATGGCCTCGATGGAGAACGCCGGGTCCACACCCACGTGCGCATTGCACACGAAGCGCACGCCCTCGGCGCGCAGCTGATCGAGGCGCCGCTCCACCAGCTCCTTCTCGAGCTTCATGTTCGGGATGCCGTACATCAGCAGGCCGCCCGCGCGATCATCGCGCTCGTACACGGTGACCTCGTGGCCCACGCGCGCCAGCTGCTGGGCGGCGGTGAGACCCGCGGGGCCCGACCCGATGATGGCCACCTTCTTGCCGGTCTGCGACGCGGCCGGCTCCGGCTTGATGAGGCCCTCGGCGAAGCCGCGGTCCACGATGGCGCACTCGATGTTCTTGATGGTGACGGCCGGCTCGTTCACGCCGAGACAGCACGCCCCCTCGCACGGCGCCGGACACACGCGCCCCGTGAACTCGGGAAAGTTGTTGGTCTTGTGCAGGCGGTCGAGGGCCTCGGCCCAGCGCCCCTGGTAGACCAGGTCGTTCCACTCGGGGATCAGGTTGTCCACGGGGCAGCCCGTGGCCGACTGACAGAAGGGCACGCCGCAGTCCATGCAGCGCGCGCCCTGCTTGGTGAGGTGCGAGACGGGCACGTCCACCTGGAACTCGCGCCAGTGTGTGATGCGCTCGAGCGCGTCCGTGTACCCAATCGCCTCGCGCGGGTACTCCATGAAACCAGTGGGCTTACCCATCAGGCGACCTCTTTCTGCATGGCGAGGGCGGCGTCCGCGGCCGCTTGGTCTGCGCGCTCCTGGAGCACGCGCTTGTATTCGAGGGGCATCACCCGCACCAGCTGCTTCTCGGCGGCCTTCCAGTCGTCCAGCAGCCGCCGCGCCACCTCGGAGCCCGTCATCTCGAAGTGCTCCTCGACTAGCGCGTGCACGCTCTCACTCGCGCGTGCGTCGCCCAACTCGGCCAATGTGGAGAGCTCGATCATCTCCATGTTGCAGCGCGACGCGAACTGGCCGTCGAGGTCCAGCACGTAGCCCACGCCGCCGCTCATGCCCGCCGCGAAGTTGCGGCCCGTCACGCCCAGCACCACCACCACGCCGCCCGTCATGTACTCGAGGCCGTGGTCACCCAGGCCCTCCACCACGGCGGTGGCGCCCGAGTTGCGCACGCAGAAGCGCTCGGCCGCGCGCCCGCGGAAGAACGCCTTCCCGGAGATGGCGCCATAGAGACACACGTTGCCGACCAGGATGTTGTCCTCGGCCACGAAGGTGCTCTGCTCGGGCGGGTAGACCACGATCTTGCCGCCGCTCAGGCCCTTGCCCACGTAGTCGTTGGCGTCGCCCTCGAGCTCCAGCGAGACGCCGCGCGCGAGCCACGCGCCGAAGCTCTGCCCCGCCGAGCCGGTGAAGCGCAGCTGGATGGTGTCGTCCGGCAAGAGGTCCTCGCCGTACTTCTTCGCGATCTCGTGGCTGAGCATGGTGCCCACGGTGCGGTTGATGTTGCGGATGGGCATCTCGGCGCGCACCCGCGTGCCGCTCTGCAGCGCCGGCCGCGCGATCTCGATGAGCCGGTTGTCGAGCGCCTTCTCGAGGCCGTGATCCTGCTTCATCGTGCAGAACACACCCACGTTGGGGCGCAGCTTGCGCGCTGGCGTGAGGATGGGCGTGAGGTCGAGGCCCTGCGCCTTCCAGTGTGAGAGCGCGTCGCTCACGTCGAGCACGTCGGCGCGGCCCACCATCTCGTCCATGTTGCGGAAGCCCAGCTTGGCCATGAGCTCGCGCGCCTCCTCGGCCACCATGAACAGGTAGTTCACGACGTGCTCCGGCTGGCCCGCGAACTTCTTGCGAAGCTCGGGGTCCTGTGTGGCCACGCCCACCGGGCAGGTGTTGAGGTGGCACTTGCGCATCATGATGCAGCCGAGAGTCACGAGCGGCGCCGTGCTGAAGCCCATCTCCTCGGCGCCCAGCAGCGCGGCGATGACCACGTCGCGCCCGGTCTTGAGCTGCCCGTCGGCCTGCACGATGACGCGGCTGCGCAGGTCGTTCAGCACCAGCGTCTGGTGCGTCTCGGCCAGGCCCAGCTCCCACGGCAGGCCCGCGTGCTTCACCGACGTGATGGGGCTCGCGCCCGTGCCGCCATCGTGACCGCTGACCAGGATGTGGTCCGCGTGCGCCTTGCTCACGCCCGCCGCGATGGTGCCCACGCCCACCTTGCTCACCAGCTTCACGCTGATGCGCGCGCTGGGGTTGGCGTTCTTCAGGTCGTGGATGAGCTGCGCCAGATCCTCGATGGAGTAGATGTCATGGTGCGGCGGCGGGCTGATGAGCCCCACGCCGGGCGTGCTGTGCCGCACGGCCGCGATCTCTTCGTTCACCTTGCGGCCGGGCAGTTCACCGCCCTCGCCGGGCTTCGCGCCCTGCGCCATCTTGATCTGGAGCTCGTCCGCGTTGGTGAGGTAGTTGATGGTGACGCCAAAGCGCCCCGACGCGATCTGCTTGATGGCCGACCGCTTGGGGTTGAGCGAGCCGTCCGGCAGACGCTTGTAGCGGAGGGGATCCTCCCCGCCCTCGCCCGTGTTGGACTTGCCGCCCAGCTGGTTCATGGCCACCGCCAGCGTGCTGTGCGCCTCCATGGAGATGGAGCCGAAGCTCATGGCGCCGGTCACGAAGCGCTTCACGATCTCGCTCGCGGGCTGCACGTCCTCGAGCGGGATGCCGGTGGTCTCCTTGAACTTGAAGAGGCCCCGCAGCGTGCAGCGCGTCTCCGAGTCGTCGTTGGCGTGCTTGCTGAACTCCCAGTAGGCGTCACGGTCGTTGCCGCGGGCCGCCTTCTGCAGCGTGGCGATGGCCTTCGGGTCCCACATGTGGCGCTCGCCGGTGGCGCGCCAGTGGAACTGGCCGTCGTTCGGCAGCACGGGCAGCCGCGCGGCCTCGGGCAGGGTAGGGTAACCCACCTCGTGGCGGCGGACCTGCTCCTCGGCCAGCACGTCGAAGCCCACACCCTCGATGCGGCTCGCGGTGCCCGCGAAGCACAGGTCGATGACGGCGTGGTTGATGCCCACGGCCTCGAAGATCTGCGCGCCCTTGTAGGACTGCAGCGTGGAGATGCCCATCTTGGCGAAGACCTTGAGCATCGCCTTGCCCGCGGCCTTGCGGTAGATCTCCACCGCCTTGTCGGGCGCGTAGTCCGCCTTGAGCACGCCCTCCTGGTGCAGGAAGGCGAGCGCCTCGAACGCCAGGTAGGGGTTGATGGCGTCCGCGCCGTAGCCCACCAGCGTGCAGAAGTGATGCACCTCGCGCGCCTCGCCCGTCTCGAGCACCAGGCCCACGCGCGTGCGCTTGGCCTTGCGGAGCAGGTGGTGGTGCACCGAGCCGCACGCCAAGAGCGCGCTCACGGGGACGCGCTTCTTCGACGTGCGCCGGTCGCTCAGGATGATGAGCTCGTAGCCCTCGTCCACGGCGGCTTCGGCCTCGGCTTGCAGGCGACGGATGGTCTCGCTCAAGCCGGCGGCGCCACGGCTGCGCGGCCAGGTGATGTCCAGCGTCTTGCTGTCCCAGCTGCAGGCGCTCTTGCCGTCCAGCGACTTCAGCCGCAGCAGCTGGTCGTTGTTGAGGATGGGGTTCTCCACCCGCAGCCGGGCCGCGTGCTTCGCCGTGGTCTCGAGCAGGTTGCGCTCGGGCCCGATGAAGCACTCGAGGGCCATGACGACCTCTTCGCGGATCGAGTCGATCGGCGGGTTGGTCACCTGCGCGAAGAGCTGCTTGAAGTAGTCGTACAGCATGCGCGGCTTGTCGCTCAAGCACGCGAGCGCGCTGTCGTTGCCCATGGACCCCACGGGGTCGCGCTTCTCCTCCACCATCGGCTTCAGCATGAACTGCAGCGTCTCGGTGGTGTACCCAAAGGCCTGCATGCGCGCGAGCACGGTCTCGGGGTCGTACGCGTGCGCGGCCATGTCCTCGGGGTCGGCCGGGGGCAGCGTCTCGAGAGAGATGACGTGCTCCGCCAGCCACTCACCGTAGGGGCGCGCGCCGGCCACCTTCTCCTTGATCTCCTCGTCGGGGATCATGCGCCCCTGCTCGAAGTCGATGAGGAACATGCGCCCGGGCTGCAGGCGCCCCTTCATCTTCACGTTGGCCGGGTCCACGTCGATGACGCCGACCTCGGAGGCCATGATGCACTTGTCGTCGTGCGTGATGTAGAAGCGGCTCGGGCGCAGGCCGTTGCGGTCCAGCGTGGCGCCGATGACCTTGCCGTCGGTGAAGGCGATGGACGCGGGGCCGTCCCAGGGCTCCATCAGCGTGGAGTGGTACTCGTAGAAGGCGCGCTTCGCGGGGCTCATGGCCGTGTGCATCTGCCACGCCTCGGGCACCATCATCATCACGCACTCGGGCAGCGAGCGGCCGCCCATGTAGAGGAACTCGAGCACGTTGTCGAAGTTGCCCGTGTCGCTGGTGTCGGGTTCGGCCACGGGGAACACCTTGGTGATGTCCGCGCCGAACGCGTCGCTCTGCACCACGCCCTGGCGGCTGCTCATGTTGTTCACGTTGCCGCGCAGCGTGTTGATCTCGCCGTTGTGGCTCATCATGCGCATGGGCTGCGCGCGGTCCCACGAGGGGAACGTGTTGGTCGAGAAGCGCGAGTGCGCCATCGCCAGGTGCGACTTGTACTCCCAGTCCGCGAGGTCCGGGTAGAAGGGCACCACCTGCGAAGGCGTGAGCATGCCCTTGTAGATCATCAGGCGCGTGGACAGCGAGCACACGTAGAAGAGCCCGGCCTGCGTGAGCTTCGCGTCCTTGCGCAGCGCGTTGCCCACCGACTTGCGGATGATGAACAGCTGACGGTTGAAGTCGTCCTCGCTGATGCCCTCGGCGCGGCCCACGAAGAGCTGCTCGATGTGCGGCAGCGACGCCACCGCGGTGGGCCCGATGTCGGCGCCCTTCGGATCCACGGGCACCTCGCGCCACCCGAGGAAGCGCTGGCCCTGGTGCTCCACCTGGCGCTCCACGTAGCGCTTGGCGTGCCGGCGCTCGGCGGCGTCGGTCGGCAGGAACACGTTGCCCGCCGCGAACTCGCCATCGGGCGGGAGCGTGAGCCCAGCATCCCGCAGCGCCACCTTGCGCAGGAACTCGATGGGCAGCGCAGTCAGCAGCCCAGCGCCGTCACCCGTGTTCGTCTCGCAGCCGCACGCGCCGCGATGATCCATCGCGCGGAGCAGCTGGTCGGCGTCGAGCACGATCTGATGCGAGCGACGCCCCTGGATGTCGGCCACGAAGCCAACTCCACAG containing:
- a CDS encoding glutamate synthase subunit beta encodes the protein MGKPTGFMEYPREAIGYTDALERITHWREFQVDVPVSHLTKQGARCMDCGVPFCQSATGCPVDNLIPEWNDLVYQGRWAEALDRLHKTNNFPEFTGRVCPAPCEGACCLGVNEPAVTIKNIECAIVDRGFAEGLIKPEPAASQTGKKVAIIGSGPAGLTAAQQLARVGHEVTVYERDDRAGGLLMYGIPNMKLEKELVERRLDQLRAEGVRFVCNAHVGVDPAFSIEAIREGCDALIFATGATKARDLPIPGRELKGIHLAMDFLRPNTKSLLDSQLADGNYISAAGKKVIVVGGGDTGTDCIGTSIRHGCTQMVNFELLPQPPATRGSDNPWPEWPRIFRVDYGHAEASAKFGADPREFQVLSKRFIDDGKGNVAGIETVRVEWTKDSKGGWRMNEVAGSERVFEGDLVFLAMGFIGPEHAAVKPLDLELDPRSNYKADYGKFATSVDGVFAAGDCRRGQSLIVWGIAEGRGVAHAVDAYLMGESSLPMPD
- the gltB gene encoding glutamate synthase large subunit, whose protein sequence is MPYCAPKKQGLYDPQYEQDSCGVGFVADIQGRRSHQIVLDADQLLRAMDHRGACGCETNTGDGAGLLTALPIEFLRKVALRDAGLTLPPDGEFAAGNVFLPTDAAERRHAKRYVERQVEHQGQRFLGWREVPVDPKGADIGPTAVASLPHIEQLFVGRAEGISEDDFNRQLFIIRKSVGNALRKDAKLTQAGLFYVCSLSTRLMIYKGMLTPSQVVPFYPDLADWEYKSHLAMAHSRFSTNTFPSWDRAQPMRMMSHNGEINTLRGNVNNMSSRQGVVQSDAFGADITKVFPVAEPDTSDTGNFDNVLEFLYMGGRSLPECVMMMVPEAWQMHTAMSPAKRAFYEYHSTLMEPWDGPASIAFTDGKVIGATLDRNGLRPSRFYITHDDKCIMASEVGVIDVDPANVKMKGRLQPGRMFLIDFEQGRMIPDEEIKEKVAGARPYGEWLAEHVISLETLPPADPEDMAAHAYDPETVLARMQAFGYTTETLQFMLKPMVEEKRDPVGSMGNDSALACLSDKPRMLYDYFKQLFAQVTNPPIDSIREEVVMALECFIGPERNLLETTAKHAARLRVENPILNNDQLLRLKSLDGKSACSWDSKTLDITWPRSRGAAGLSETIRRLQAEAEAAVDEGYELIILSDRRTSKKRVPVSALLACGSVHHHLLRKAKRTRVGLVLETGEAREVHHFCTLVGYGADAINPYLAFEALAFLHQEGVLKADYAPDKAVEIYRKAAGKAMLKVFAKMGISTLQSYKGAQIFEAVGINHAVIDLCFAGTASRIEGVGFDVLAEEQVRRHEVGYPTLPEAARLPVLPNDGQFHWRATGERHMWDPKAIATLQKAARGNDRDAYWEFSKHANDDSETRCTLRGLFKFKETTGIPLEDVQPASEIVKRFVTGAMSFGSISMEAHSTLAVAMNQLGGKSNTGEGGEDPLRYKRLPDGSLNPKRSAIKQIASGRFGVTINYLTNADELQIKMAQGAKPGEGGELPGRKVNEEIAAVRHSTPGVGLISPPPHHDIYSIEDLAQLIHDLKNANPSARISVKLVSKVGVGTIAAGVSKAHADHILVSGHDGGTGASPITSVKHAGLPWELGLAETHQTLVLNDLRSRVIVQADGQLKTGRDVVIAALLGAEEMGFSTAPLVTLGCIMMRKCHLNTCPVGVATQDPELRKKFAGQPEHVVNYLFMVAEEARELMAKLGFRNMDEMVGRADVLDVSDALSHWKAQGLDLTPILTPARKLRPNVGVFCTMKQDHGLEKALDNRLIEIARPALQSGTRVRAEMPIRNINRTVGTMLSHEIAKKYGEDLLPDDTIQLRFTGSAGQSFGAWLARGVSLELEGDANDYVGKGLSGGKIVVYPPEQSTFVAEDNILVGNVCLYGAISGKAFFRGRAAERFCVRNSGATAVVEGLGDHGLEYMTGGVVVVLGVTGRNFAAGMSGGVGYVLDLDGQFASRCNMEMIELSTLAELGDARASESVHALVEEHFEMTGSEVARRLLDDWKAAEKQLVRVMPLEYKRVLQERADQAAADAALAMQKEVA